Genomic segment of Niallia taxi:
AGCCGCAAATTTAATGCCAGCATCCTTCCTAGCTGCGACAACCTGCTCTAAAACAGAATGGCTGTAATCCAGCAATTGATAGCACTGTTCAAAATCCTTCCTTTTAAATATATCCTGGAAAGCAACAAGCTCGTAGTATAGGTTATTGGTAGTTGTTTGGCTATTTAATTCCACCTTTGACGTACCTGTGTGAAGATATACCCGGCGACATCCGTTTGCGCCACTTTCGACATGAATATAACCTTTTTCACCTTGGATAAGGGCAAAGTTCATACTGTTCGTGTCTTTGGCACCAGCACATTCTGCGATAAAGTCAGGATAGTTTAAGACTAATACTCCAGAGGTATCAATGCCATTGGCATGCTTATTGGCAGTATAGCTAATTTGTTCAGGTGCACCGAAAAGATTCATTACAAAATGAAGATTGTAAATATTAATATCTACTAAAGATCCACCTGAGAATTCCGGATTAAATACATTAGGTGTTTCACCTGCAAGTAATGCATTATATCTGCTTGATAACTGACTATAATTACATT
This window contains:
- a CDS encoding Gfo/Idh/MocA family protein — protein: MKIGTIGTGFIVDAFLAAVDSTDEAVCTAMYSRKQETAKALADKYEISTIYTSLDELFEDNEVEVVYVASPNSLHYYHAKQALEHGKHVICEKPFTSTVKELDTLIALAKQKNLMLFEAITTIHLPNFQLVKENLNKLGQIKLVQCNYSQLSSRYNALLAGETPNVFNPEFSGGSLVDINIYNLHFVMNLFGAPEQISYTANKHANGIDTSGVLVLNYPDFIAECAGAKDTNSMNFALIQGEKGYIHVESGANGCRRVYLHTGTSKVELNSQTTTNNLYYELVAFQDIFKRKDFEQCYQLLDYSHSVLEQVVAARKDAGIKFAADLL